One part of the Rutidosis leptorrhynchoides isolate AG116_Rl617_1_P2 unplaced genomic scaffold, CSIRO_AGI_Rlap_v1 contig39, whole genome shotgun sequence genome encodes these proteins:
- the LOC139883379 gene encoding basic leucine zipper 6-like: protein MAQLPPRAPTVMTQNWHPFSHHHHHQKLPNFPAPAANNQQPSWMDEFLDFSSVKRGSHRRSASDSIAFLEIPFGEECQNSSTTSSTNNHHMAAEEEEEANGFDRIDDEQLMSMFSDDMGLTPPPPPPPPPMSNPSTPSDQNSNNDDQQKPTPSDLDQPQTKTEPGEVESSCQLFLESQANQQQSLNYNSNGDLVIDPKRVKRILANRQSAQRSRVRKLQYISELERSVTSLQSEVSALSPRVSFLDHQRLILNVDNSALKQRIAALAQDKIFKDAHQEALKKEIERLRQIYQQQQSMKKIINSSNNNNATTPTAANGGGTQATAAEQPQPMDCTEKEEEHLN from the exons ATGGCGCAATTGCCTCCTAGAGCTCCTACTGTCATGACTCAAAATTGGCACCCATTttctcaccaccaccaccaccagaaaCTGCCCAACTTCCCCGCCCCCGCCGCCAACAACCAACAGCCGTCGTGGATGGACGAATTCCTAGACTTCTCTTCCGTCAAGCGTGGGTCCCACAGGCGGTCCGCCAGCGATTCCATCGCATTCCTGGAGATACCATTTGGGGAGGAGTGTCAGAACTCATCGACGACGTCGTCCACCAATAACCACCACATGGCGGCGGAGGAGGAGGAGGAAGCCAACGGTTTCGACCGCATTGACGATGAGCAGCTCATGTCGATGTTCTCAGACGATATGGGACTGACACCCCCGCCGCCACCACCGCCGCCGCCTATGTCGAACCCTTCTACCCCGTCCGATCAGAATAGCAACAATGATGATCAGCAGAAACCTACACCGTCCGATTTGGATCAGCCACAGACCAAAACAGAGCCAGGAGAAGTAGAGAGTTCATGCCAATTATTCCTCGAGTCTCAAGCAAATCAACAGCAATCGTTGAATTACAATTCTAATGGCGATCTCGTGATTGATCCAAAGAGGGTCAAGAG AATTTTAGCGAATCGACAATCTGCTCAGAGGTCCAGAGTGAGGAAGCTTCAGTACATCTCAGAGCTAGAACGAAGTGTAACATCATTACAG AGTGAAGTATCTGCATTGTCGCCGAGGGTATCATTCTTGGATCATCAGAGGTTAATCCTGAACGTGGATAATAGTGCTTTAAAGCAACGCATTGCTGCTTTGGCTCAGGACAAAATATTTAAAGATG CTCATCAAGAGGCTTTGAAGAAGGAAATAGAGAGGTTGAGGCAGATTTATCAGCAGCAGCAGAGCATGAAGAAGAtcattaatagtagtaataataataatgccaCCACTCCGACCGCCGCGAACGGAGGAGGAACACAGGCTACGGCGGCGGAGCAGCCGCAGCCAATGGATTGTACGGAGAAAGAGGAGGAGCATCTAAACTGA